A single region of the Candidatus Poribacteria bacterium genome encodes:
- a CDS encoding ATP-grasp domain-containing protein, which translates to MQHQLSEKPRVLLLLPTRTYRATDFLEAALKLNVEVVVASEEAATTADVSPRHTLVLDFSTPTAATQAIVEFAETYPIKAIVGVDDDTTLLATAASEALGLPHNPVDSAKATRNKYLLRDTLATNGVSVPAYQRFSIEENPAEIAAKLGTDTHVSFPCIIKPLSLSASRGVIRADTPTEFIEAFGRTAKLLRTLQESAAEAHSHNDCDRMTSEAPLVQYLLVEDYIPGIEVALEGILLDGELKTLALFDKPDPLEGPFFEETLYVTPSRLSIEIQAALHRATAEAADALGLRHGPIHAELRYNDKGAHLIEIAARTIGGLCARSLRFGTGMSLEELVIRHAIGQQVEELQREQQAAGVMMIPVPKAGILGEVRGKTSAYCVDGIVEVNITIPIGGEVVPLPEGARYLGFIFARAETPKAAEAALREAHRRLEFVILA; encoded by the coding sequence ATGCAGCATCAACTCTCAGAAAAACCGCGTGTCCTCCTGCTCCTTCCAACACGCACATACCGAGCGACGGATTTCCTCGAAGCAGCCCTGAAGTTGAATGTAGAGGTGGTCGTCGCATCGGAGGAAGCGGCGACAACAGCAGATGTATCGCCACGACACACGCTTGTGCTTGATTTCAGTACGCCAACTGCCGCAACACAGGCAATCGTTGAATTCGCCGAAACCTATCCGATCAAGGCAATCGTTGGCGTTGACGATGATACGACACTGTTGGCAACGGCTGCGTCAGAAGCGTTGGGACTTCCGCATAACCCCGTTGATTCCGCAAAAGCGACACGCAACAAGTATCTTTTACGGGACACATTAGCGACAAATGGTGTGTCGGTGCCTGCCTATCAACGCTTTTCCATTGAAGAGAATCCTGCTGAAATAGCAGCGAAACTTGGAACAGATACACACGTCAGTTTTCCGTGTATTATTAAGCCGTTGTCTCTCTCCGCCAGCCGCGGGGTCATCAGGGCAGATACACCCACCGAATTTATTGAAGCCTTCGGGCGGACAGCCAAACTTCTCCGAACTTTACAAGAATCCGCGGCGGAGGCACACTCTCATAATGATTGTGATCGCATGACCTCTGAGGCTCCTCTGGTACAGTATCTGCTCGTTGAGGACTATATTCCGGGGATAGAGGTAGCATTGGAAGGCATCCTGTTAGACGGTGAGTTGAAGACACTCGCGCTTTTTGATAAACCCGATCCGCTGGAAGGTCCCTTTTTCGAAGAGACGCTCTATGTTACGCCTTCCCGTCTATCAATAGAGATCCAAGCGGCGTTGCATCGAGCGACTGCGGAAGCTGCCGATGCCTTGGGGTTAAGACACGGACCGATTCATGCCGAATTGCGCTATAACGACAAAGGGGCGCATCTGATCGAGATCGCTGCACGGACGATTGGTGGACTCTGTGCCAGGAGCCTGCGGTTCGGAACCGGAATGTCGCTTGAGGAACTCGTTATCCGACATGCGATTGGGCAGCAGGTGGAGGAATTGCAGCGTGAGCAGCAGGCAGCAGGTGTGATGATGATCCCTGTCCCGAAGGCAGGTATTTTGGGCGAAGTGCGTGGCAAAACGTCGGCGTATTGCGTGGACGGAATCGTAGAGGTCAACATCACAATCCCTATCGGTGGGGAGGTCGTCCCACTACCAGAGGGGGCGCGATACCTCGGTTTCATTTTCGCTCGTGCTGAAACACCGAAGGCGGCGGAGGCGGCACTGCGTGAAGCACATCGACGATTGGAATTTGTGATTTTAGCGTGA
- a CDS encoding Rpn family recombination-promoting nuclease/putative transposase, translated as MLEDTDIRSFFDIPITHFPDRSTRWLLQYIEFVQGLLEIVVPRAFLEHIDFSQLTQLNRSLIVDTLREQEADLLFRVPYTRETQTDDLLIYILIEHQSKVDLSMGLRVMSYMMDIWTAQQREWVSNTIPEHARRLRPILPIVFYSGDQVWNAPLTLEAIMDTPEDMSQFVPECEILFLDVKRTEVSDLTKTNHPFGWLLTVLQKERASKEKLVGALIEAISRLNALDTAASGQWRRAITYMLLLILHRRPAEEHQELIKLVDQHTHELEVETMAKSMADVIREQGIEQGIEQGIEQGETRAKQAAVLKLLQFRFKDVPESVVNQVTSIQSGSRLDSLFEAVWEADTLDGINWQIRNN; from the coding sequence ATGCTCGAAGATACAGATATACGTAGTTTTTTTGACATCCCTATCACACATTTTCCTGATCGGAGCACGAGATGGCTGCTGCAATATATAGAATTCGTCCAAGGGTTGTTAGAAATCGTTGTTCCCAGAGCATTCCTTGAGCACATTGATTTCAGTCAACTCACCCAACTCAATAGGAGTTTGATTGTCGATACCCTTCGCGAACAGGAAGCCGACTTACTTTTCCGGGTGCCCTATACGCGTGAAACTCAAACAGACGACCTGCTTATCTATATCCTGATTGAACACCAATCCAAAGTTGACCTTTCAATGGGCTTGCGGGTGATGTCTTACATGATGGATATTTGGACTGCGCAGCAGCGGGAATGGGTGTCCAACACTATTCCAGAGCATGCGCGGCGTTTACGCCCGATTCTGCCGATAGTCTTTTACAGTGGAGATCAGGTGTGGAATGCTCCGTTGACGCTTGAGGCGATAATGGATACCCCTGAAGATATGTCTCAATTTGTTCCGGAGTGTGAGATACTGTTTTTAGATGTCAAGAGAACAGAAGTCTCGGATTTAACGAAAACGAACCATCCGTTTGGCTGGTTGCTTACGGTTCTTCAAAAGGAGCGTGCAAGTAAAGAGAAATTAGTAGGAGCACTTATAGAAGCAATATCCCGCCTGAATGCGCTTGATACGGCGGCATCTGGTCAGTGGCGGCGCGCTATTACGTATATGCTTTTGTTGATTCTGCATCGTCGTCCTGCGGAAGAACATCAAGAATTGATAAAGTTAGTGGACCAACATACGCATGAGTTGGAGGTAGAAACAATGGCAAAATCAATGGCTGATGTTATCAGAGAACAAGGCATTGAACAAGGCATTGAACAAGGCATTGAACAAGGTGAAACTCGAGCGAAACAGGCAGCAGTCCTCAAGTTGCTGCAGTTCCGATTTAAGGACGTTCCAGAATCGGTTGTGAATCAGGTTACCTCAATCCAGAGCGGATCCCGCCTTGACTCGCTCTTTGAAGCGGTCTGGGAAGCCGACACGCTTGATGGGATTAATTGGCAAATCCGTAACAACTAA
- the frr gene encoding ribosome recycling factor, whose amino-acid sequence MQQQILQQTESRMKKTIEATATKLSHVQTGRATPALLDQVSVTYYGSKSPLSQVGTITTPEPRQLVIQPWDKTLITEIEKAIAHSDLGLSTNNDGNIIRIQVPELTLERRTELTKVVRKLAEEGKVAIRNIRRDANEAVKKAEGGDAGGGGKSRGRGGDKKRGKASADPVQQLTDKYIDQINELTEAKESELLET is encoded by the coding sequence ATGCAACAGCAAATTCTTCAACAGACTGAGTCCCGGATGAAGAAGACAATCGAAGCGACAGCGACGAAATTGTCGCATGTACAAACAGGGCGTGCGACACCGGCACTCTTGGATCAGGTTAGCGTTACTTATTACGGTAGTAAAAGCCCGCTGAGTCAGGTCGGCACGATTACCACGCCTGAACCGCGGCAGCTTGTCATTCAACCTTGGGACAAAACACTAATTACAGAAATTGAGAAAGCGATCGCCCACTCAGATTTGGGACTCTCAACGAACAATGACGGAAACATTATCCGCATCCAAGTCCCCGAGCTCACATTGGAGCGGAGGACCGAGTTAACGAAGGTCGTCCGTAAACTCGCCGAAGAGGGGAAGGTGGCAATTCGGAATATCCGACGCGATGCTAACGAAGCCGTTAAAAAAGCCGAGGGTGGTGATGCTGGCGGCGGCGGTAAAAGCCGAGGACGTGGAGGGGATAAGAAGCGCGGGAAAGCAAGCGCGGATCCTGTTCAGCAGCTTACGGATAAGTACATCGACCAGATTAACGAGTTGACGGAGGCGAAAGAGTCCGAATTATTAGAAACTTGA
- the tsf gene encoding translation elongation factor Ts, with translation MAITAKLVSDLRSRTGAGIMDCKKALTETNGNIDAAIQKLREQGLRASELKGGRTTEEGLIVSYIHPGSRVGTLVELNCETDFVARTEQFQTLAKEIAMQVAAAKPKYVKSEDVPAEDLESEKAILKAQAEQEGKPSHIAERIVEGRISKYYTETCLLQQPYIRDSDKTIEGLVKDAIAQLGENIVVKRFVLYVLGQ, from the coding sequence ATGGCAATTACAGCAAAGCTTGTTAGCGACCTCCGTTCGCGCACGGGGGCAGGGATTATGGACTGCAAAAAGGCGCTAACAGAAACGAACGGAAATATTGACGCAGCAATTCAGAAATTACGGGAGCAGGGATTGAGAGCCTCCGAGCTCAAAGGCGGTAGAACGACAGAAGAAGGATTAATTGTTTCCTATATCCATCCCGGCAGCCGTGTTGGCACATTGGTCGAACTGAATTGTGAAACCGATTTCGTCGCGCGAACGGAGCAATTCCAAACATTGGCGAAAGAGATCGCAATGCAGGTCGCCGCTGCGAAACCGAAATATGTTAAATCGGAAGATGTACCTGCCGAAGATCTTGAATCAGAGAAAGCAATTCTGAAAGCACAAGCCGAGCAAGAGGGTAAACCCTCCCACATCGCTGAACGGATTGTTGAAGGACGCATCTCTAAATACTATACAGAGACCTGCCTCCTACAGCAGCCTTATATCCGAGATTCAGACAAGACCATTGAGGGTCTCGTCAAGGACGCAATAGCCCAATTGGGTGAGAACATTGTCGTCAAACGTTTTGTGCTCTACGTCCTTGGACAGTAA
- a CDS encoding uracil-DNA glycosylase, protein MDRDSLRKEYVELIASVREHVEEQLQLGFIESELSEPERESPYANFDLPTLATDAASCTKCPLHETRNSVVFGVGNTDTDLMFIGEAPGADEDRQGEPFVGRAGQLLTQIIEAGMKLKREDVYIANVLKCRPPGNRNPQPIEVETCSPYLVRQIELIQPKVIVALGSFAAQMILGTKTGITKLRGEFHPCNVPGLRVLPHKKPPVVMPTYHPAYLLRNPNGKRDVWEDVKKVLAFLAE, encoded by the coding sequence ATGGATAGAGACAGTCTCAGAAAAGAATATGTAGAACTTATTGCAAGTGTGAGGGAACACGTGGAAGAACAACTTCAACTCGGTTTCATAGAATCAGAACTAAGCGAGCCAGAGCGGGAATCGCCCTATGCGAACTTCGATCTACCTACGCTGGCTACCGATGCCGCAAGTTGCACTAAATGTCCGTTGCACGAGACACGGAACAGTGTCGTTTTTGGTGTTGGAAACACGGATACTGACCTTATGTTCATCGGAGAGGCACCCGGTGCGGATGAAGACCGACAGGGAGAACCCTTTGTCGGTAGAGCAGGCCAATTGCTGACGCAGATCATTGAGGCGGGGATGAAACTCAAACGCGAGGATGTCTATATCGCGAATGTGCTTAAGTGTCGTCCACCCGGCAACAGGAATCCTCAACCCATCGAGGTCGAAACCTGTAGTCCTTATTTGGTGCGTCAGATAGAGCTCATTCAGCCGAAGGTGATTGTGGCACTCGGATCTTTTGCAGCACAGATGATACTTGGGACAAAAACCGGTATTACAAAACTTCGTGGAGAGTTTCATCCGTGTAACGTGCCAGGACTCCGCGTTCTTCCACATAAAAAACCGCCAGTCGTCATGCCGACGTATCACCCGGCATACCTCCTTAGAAACCCGAATGGCAAACGTGACGTGTGGGAAGATGTGAAAAAGGTGCTTGCTTTTTTAGCGGAATAG
- a CDS encoding phosphatidate cytidylyltransferase has product MFWRRALSVVVLAPLVLLIVYMGNWLYLILVSVAVVMMQVEYCRLAQHFTEKLNPVMPTLLSGVFCLFAYFLPTLTQTTSASTVIFSYFTFVFIYIFAESIFRAKVAGELLAVTLKLTGILTIGWALGYHLILLRNAEPIGRQLIFLLAGIIWCSDTGAYLVGRAFGKHKLGTPVSPRKTIEGTIGGLVVGTLTSFLLNAILLKGTLSWGHAVFIGLLLSVLGQLGDLSASLMKRTAGVKDSGQVIPGHGGFIDRCDSLIFSTPVLYYYLALTGHI; this is encoded by the coding sequence ATGTTTTGGCGGCGAGCCTTGAGTGTAGTTGTGCTGGCACCGTTAGTCCTCCTAATTGTTTATATGGGGAACTGGCTCTACCTGATACTTGTATCTGTCGCGGTGGTGATGATGCAAGTTGAGTACTGTCGTTTAGCACAGCACTTCACGGAAAAATTGAATCCAGTGATGCCGACACTCTTGTCAGGTGTGTTCTGTTTGTTCGCGTATTTTCTGCCTACACTCACACAGACAACGTCTGCCTCAACGGTCATATTCAGTTACTTTACCTTCGTATTCATTTATATTTTCGCAGAAAGTATTTTTAGGGCGAAGGTCGCTGGTGAATTGCTCGCTGTCACACTCAAATTAACCGGCATTTTAACAATCGGTTGGGCATTAGGCTATCATCTCATCTTACTCCGAAACGCGGAACCGATCGGTAGGCAACTGATTTTCCTATTGGCTGGAATCATTTGGTGTAGCGATACCGGCGCGTATCTCGTTGGCAGAGCGTTCGGTAAACACAAACTCGGCACCCCCGTCAGTCCACGGAAAACGATTGAAGGAACGATTGGTGGATTGGTTGTCGGCACCTTGACGAGTTTCCTGCTGAATGCAATTCTTCTGAAAGGAACACTCTCTTGGGGGCACGCTGTCTTTATTGGGCTGCTACTGAGTGTTTTGGGACAACTTGGAGATCTCAGTGCCTCTCTGATGAAGCGAACTGCCGGTGTTAAGGATTCCGGACAGGTCATCCCCGGTCATGGTGGATTTATTGATAGGTGCGATAGTTTAATTTTTAGTACACCCGTGCTTTATTACTATCTGGCATTGACAGGACACATTTAG
- the rpsB gene encoding 30S ribosomal protein S2 — protein MKGVDAKTQWGRQSPRKLRRFFLAVTMKELLECGVHFGHQTRRWNPKMAEYIFAERNGIYIIDLQKTLRMLESAAHFVEEIASNGGGILFVGTKRQSQEAVRGEAVRSGMYHVNHRWLGGMLTNFQTIRRSINRLDKLDADETNGLFDQMPKKEVMRLRREKGKLDSNLSGIREMKNLPEVVVVTDTRKEHTAIAEANKLGIPIIAIVDTNCDPDPIDLPVPGNDDAIRSIRLICSVLADAVISGRGDALEGAEVATEADQPAATVPQVDAILAVEKHEEESVAILEEAQLSAEPEAIGDGEQRQTRAPRQRRRGRAPRRQSQ, from the coding sequence ATGAAAGGGGTGGACGCGAAAACCCAGTGGGGACGACAGAGTCCCCGCAAACTTAGGAGGTTTTTTTTGGCAGTTACAATGAAAGAGCTCCTTGAATGTGGAGTTCACTTCGGACATCAAACCCGTCGTTGGAATCCGAAGATGGCAGAATACATCTTCGCTGAACGAAACGGGATTTATATTATCGATTTGCAAAAGACGCTACGTATGCTCGAATCCGCCGCCCATTTCGTTGAGGAGATCGCATCGAACGGGGGTGGGATATTATTTGTGGGCACGAAACGGCAATCGCAAGAAGCCGTGCGAGGCGAAGCAGTGCGATCTGGTATGTACCACGTAAATCATCGGTGGCTCGGTGGTATGCTAACGAATTTCCAAACCATCCGTCGAAGCATCAACAGATTAGATAAATTGGATGCTGATGAAACCAATGGGCTTTTCGATCAGATGCCCAAAAAAGAAGTAATGCGTCTGCGACGTGAGAAAGGCAAGCTCGACAGCAACCTGAGTGGTATCAGAGAGATGAAAAATCTCCCTGAAGTCGTCGTTGTTACTGATACACGGAAGGAGCATACAGCGATCGCAGAAGCAAACAAACTCGGCATTCCGATCATCGCTATCGTTGATACCAACTGTGACCCTGATCCGATTGATTTACCGGTTCCGGGGAACGATGACGCTATCCGTTCGATTCGCCTCATTTGCTCTGTCTTAGCCGATGCAGTAATTAGTGGCAGGGGAGATGCGTTAGAAGGCGCAGAGGTTGCAACGGAAGCAGATCAGCCCGCAGCGACTGTCCCGCAAGTAGATGCTATACTTGCGGTGGAAAAGCACGAGGAAGAAAGTGTCGCGATTCTCGAAGAAGCACAACTGTCCGCAGAACCAGAGGCGATTGGCGATGGAGAGCAGCGTCAGACACGTGCGCCACGTCAACGACGGAGAGGAAGAGCCCCTCGACGACAGTCTCAATAA
- a CDS encoding site-2 protease family protein — translation MEFFVDLISSIVPYIKTAFLAIIPLGFIIFIHELGHFYAAKRSGIKVNTFSLGFGPKLIGFQRGETDYRLSLLPFGGYVQMEGESPTEQTGAQGEFASAPIGSRAYVVAAGPAVNLLFGFLVYWLVFTTGINADSARLIGGLTGLPLGEKEAIQIGWVADDGAGAVGGLMPGDTIVSVNGDPISHWAMFQTRIFTSANRPVDLVVERDGERKFLSVIPDAEPSVRGDIGVIRVSSRTETIVNHVEEGSLAAQTGIQVGDQIVSINGKKLHNVPYFGYGVWHASQDWRNEKYQTLYQSINENQEALTLGIRRGDETFTLELPVRWRVKASIQANSIAHNAGIQDGDVLATLNGVPVDNATLYSELKTMDTSQPIEVGLLRDGSLKKVTLAAEIQGSEVDTEGALFGLAWQTSLSGMEFGAKTAPLPDYNLFAGFGKGVEATWLTFTTVGRTLQQLVGGEVSPKHLAGPIGIANATSRMFDRVGLSSVLFFIGFISINLCIVNLLPIPIADGGQLLFFAVEKIRGRPMPRKAQEIVQQVCIVLLIALFLYITWFDGMSLIHDLRN, via the coding sequence ATGGAATTCTTTGTTGACCTGATTAGCTCCATAGTTCCCTACATAAAAACGGCATTTCTTGCGATTATTCCTCTCGGATTTATTATTTTCATTCATGAACTTGGTCATTTTTATGCCGCGAAACGGTCTGGTATCAAAGTAAACACCTTCTCTCTCGGCTTCGGTCCGAAACTCATTGGGTTTCAGCGAGGTGAAACAGATTATAGACTCTCACTATTGCCATTCGGTGGCTATGTTCAAATGGAAGGGGAGAGTCCAACGGAACAAACCGGCGCGCAGGGTGAATTCGCGAGTGCCCCGATCGGCAGTCGTGCCTATGTCGTCGCCGCGGGTCCCGCAGTTAATCTGTTGTTCGGTTTTTTGGTATATTGGCTTGTCTTTACTACCGGGATTAACGCGGATTCCGCTCGGTTGATCGGTGGATTAACAGGCTTACCGCTTGGTGAAAAAGAGGCAATTCAGATTGGCTGGGTGGCTGATGATGGAGCGGGTGCTGTGGGTGGGCTAATGCCTGGCGATACAATTGTTTCCGTCAATGGGGATCCAATTAGCCATTGGGCGATGTTCCAAACGCGGATTTTCACCAGTGCCAATAGACCTGTTGATCTCGTTGTGGAACGCGATGGCGAACGCAAGTTCCTTTCTGTTATACCCGATGCGGAGCCGAGTGTCAGAGGCGATATTGGCGTCATTCGAGTGAGCAGTAGAACGGAAACAATTGTCAATCATGTCGAAGAAGGGAGTCTCGCGGCACAGACGGGAATCCAAGTCGGCGACCAGATTGTGAGCATCAACGGTAAGAAACTCCACAACGTTCCTTATTTTGGATACGGCGTCTGGCACGCTTCGCAAGACTGGCGTAATGAGAAATATCAGACCCTTTATCAAAGTATTAACGAAAATCAGGAAGCGTTGACGCTTGGTATTCGCCGTGGTGATGAGACATTCACACTTGAACTGCCTGTGCGCTGGCGTGTGAAAGCGAGTATCCAAGCAAATAGCATCGCACATAACGCTGGGATCCAAGATGGAGATGTGCTTGCGACGCTTAACGGAGTGCCAGTAGACAATGCGACGCTCTATTCAGAACTCAAGACAATGGACACCAGTCAACCGATCGAAGTTGGATTGCTGCGAGACGGTAGCCTGAAAAAGGTAACGCTCGCCGCAGAGATTCAAGGCTCAGAGGTAGATACCGAAGGAGCGCTCTTCGGATTGGCGTGGCAGACGTCCCTGAGTGGAATGGAATTCGGTGCAAAAACAGCACCTTTGCCGGATTATAACCTTTTTGCAGGGTTCGGGAAAGGCGTTGAAGCGACATGGTTGACCTTTACAACTGTCGGGAGAACCTTGCAACAGTTGGTAGGTGGAGAGGTATCACCGAAACATCTCGCCGGTCCAATCGGTATCGCGAACGCCACGAGTCGTATGTTTGACAGGGTCGGGTTAAGCAGTGTTCTCTTTTTCATTGGGTTTATTAGTATCAATCTTTGCATTGTCAATCTGTTGCCGATTCCGATTGCTGACGGGGGGCAGTTGCTGTTTTTCGCTGTCGAGAAGATCCGTGGCAGACCGATGCCTCGGAAAGCACAAGAGATTGTTCAACAGGTTTGTATTGTTCTCCTGATTGCCCTTTTCCTGTACATCACTTGGTTCGATGGTATGTCCCTGATTCACGATCTACGAAATTAG
- a CDS encoding 1-deoxy-D-xylulose-5-phosphate reductoisomerase: MKHIAILGSTGSIGKNTLSVVETHADEFKVVGLAANRDIDTLEQQIRQYRPALVALNEPTAASQLRERIRDLNCTHVLAGTEGLQAVATMPQATQVLDGMGGTAGLLPTLAAINAGKDIAFVNKEVMVMAGALVNKAVQKNGVNLIPIDGEMSAIFQCLEGARDQQADIHRLLITASGGPFREVPKESLYSVTPQQALRHPNWKMGQKITIDSATMMNKGLEVIEAKWLFDMELSKIDVVVHPESIVHSMVEWKDGSTLAQLGPTDMRIMIQYALTYPRRLSAPVPRLDLRQARTLHFEPVDFEKFPCLSLAYTAAEVGGTLPVVLSSADEVVVEAFLDTRIGFMDIPAILKRVMDAHEVVADPTLSDILEVDRWAKSTAHSIIKK, from the coding sequence ATGAAGCACATCGCCATACTCGGTAGCACGGGCTCTATTGGAAAGAACACCCTCAGCGTTGTCGAAACGCATGCTGACGAATTTAAGGTAGTCGGTCTCGCTGCGAACCGAGATATTGATACCCTTGAACAACAGATTCGACAGTATCGTCCTGCGTTGGTGGCTCTAAATGAACCCACAGCAGCGTCACAACTCCGAGAACGGATCCGAGATCTCAACTGCACACACGTACTCGCTGGCACCGAGGGACTTCAAGCCGTAGCGACAATGCCGCAAGCGACGCAAGTCTTGGATGGAATGGGCGGAACTGCGGGTCTGTTGCCGACCTTGGCAGCGATTAACGCCGGAAAGGACATCGCTTTTGTTAATAAAGAGGTCATGGTGATGGCGGGAGCTCTTGTGAATAAGGCTGTGCAAAAAAACGGTGTTAACTTAATACCGATAGATGGTGAAATGAGTGCCATTTTCCAATGTTTGGAGGGGGCACGCGATCAACAGGCAGATATCCATCGGCTCCTGATTACCGCGTCAGGAGGCCCCTTCCGAGAGGTACCCAAAGAATCACTCTATTCCGTCACGCCGCAGCAAGCACTCCGGCACCCGAATTGGAAGATGGGGCAGAAAATTACAATCGACTCGGCGACAATGATGAACAAAGGGCTGGAAGTCATTGAGGCGAAATGGTTGTTCGATATGGAGCTTTCAAAGATTGATGTCGTCGTCCATCCAGAAAGTATTGTCCATTCTATGGTGGAATGGAAAGATGGCTCCACACTCGCGCAACTGGGACCCACAGATATGCGTATTATGATCCAATACGCTTTAACCTATCCCCGTAGACTTTCGGCACCCGTGCCACGTTTGGATTTAAGGCAAGCACGCACGCTACACTTTGAACCGGTTGACTTTGAGAAATTTCCATGCCTTTCGCTGGCGTATACCGCTGCAGAAGTCGGTGGCACACTCCCTGTAGTGCTCAGTAGCGCAGATGAGGTGGTCGTGGAGGCTTTTCTTGATACACGCATCGGATTTATGGATATTCCGGCGATCCTCAAGCGTGTGATGGATGCACATGAGGTGGTCGCTGATCCAACACTTTCGGATATCCTCGAGGTTGACCGGTGGGCAAAATCAACAGCACATTCAATAATTAAAAAATAA